One Saccharomyces kudriavzevii IFO 1802 strain IFO1802 genome assembly, chromosome: 7 DNA segment encodes these proteins:
- the VHT1 gene encoding Vht1p (similar to Saccharomyces cerevisiae VHT1 (YGR065C); ancestral locus Anc_4.212) has product MTVLRKSWRNYFPHLRTLSEDCRDLYSEDTNSSIIAGEELHHSVDKLSKADITAETTSVEPHPHNLRHNLPYEVRDEAGRKWWKYFDEFEYRVNKEYMKSRKWYEFLYPNHTTQTKAERRLLYKLDIIIALYFFMLCWSKSVDLNNYTNAYVSNMKEDLDMKGNDYVYTSTIASVGAIVFQLPFMYLLPRFPSHIILPVMDLGWTWFTFACYRANSLAELRAYRFILSAFGAAYYPVSQYILGCWYAPDEINSRVCLFFCGQQLGSVTSGLLQSRIFKSLNGVHGLAGWRWMFLIDAVAISLPTAIIGFFVIPGVPSKCYSLFLTDEEIRIARARNKRNQIKDGVDKSKLIPLWSRKLWKKVFCTPAFWVLVVFDTCSWNNMTAYSGSYTLWLKSNTKYSIAQVNNLSVIPACLGFAYVIFCAFGADLFRCKWIFMVFAAIMNTVSCALLIKWDISSKAKWFAFFTTYFSVAASPCLWSFINDFLRFDPQVKAVTWIAIYSFSQSTYAWIPTLAWPTVDSPRFKTGYTVSLIFGAIYGLWTFVVLFFYKRNEKKHALGNGIILYDTSKGEELPEFVRKDMEEKDGYYYLKRS; this is encoded by the coding sequence ATGACAGTTTTGAGAAAATCATGGAGGAACTATTTCCCTCATTTGAGAACACTGTCCGAAGATTGTCGAGATTTATATTCAGAAGATACTAATTCTAGCATCATAGCTGGAGAGGAATTACACCACAGCGTAGACAAGCTGTCAAAGGCTGACATTACAGCCGAAACCACTTCTGTGGAACCTCATCCTCACAACTTGAGACATAATTTACCATATGAAGTGAGAGATGAAGCTGGCCGTAAGTGGTGGAAATATTTCGATGAGTTTGAATATCGCGTTAATAAAGAGTACATGAAATCACGTAAATGGTACGAATTCCTGTATCCTAACCATACCACCCAAACGAAGGCAGAAAGGAGACTACTTTACAAATTAGACATTATTATTGCgttgtattttttcatgttaTGTTGGTCCAAATCAGTGGATTTGAATAACTACACGAACGCATACGTTTCCAACATGAAGGAAGATTTAGATATGAAGGGTAATGATTACGTTTATACTTCCACTATTGCTAGTGTCGGTGCTATTGTCTTCCAATTACCATTTATGTACTTGTTGCCAAGATTTCCTTCTCACATCATTTTGCCCGTAATGGATTTAGGTTGGACTTGGTTTACATTTGCATGTTATAGGGCAAACTCTTTAGCCGAACTGAGAGCTTACAGGTTCATACTTAGTGCCTTTGGAGCCGCTTACTACCCAGTGTCACAATACATTTTGGGTTGTTGGTATGCTCCCGATGAAATTAATTCAAGGGTCTGCTTATTCTTTTGTGGGCAACAGCTGGGTTCTGTGACTTCAGGTCTTTTACAAAGTCggatattcaaaagtttgAACGGCGTGCATGGTCTAGCAGGTTGGAGGTGGATGTTTTTGATTGATGCTGTTGCAATTTCTCTTCCAACGGCTATTATCGGGTTTTTCGTGATCCCTGGTGTACCATCAAAATGTTACTCTTTATTCTTGaccgatgaagaaattagaaTTGCAAGGGCCAGGAATAAGAGGAACCAAATCAAGGATGGTGTCGATAAAAGCAAGTTAATCCCACTTTGGAGCAGAaagctttggaagaaagtgTTTTGCACACCAGCATTCTGGGTGCTTGTTGTTTTCGACACGTGCTCCTGGAATAATATGACTGCTTATAGTGGTTCATACACTTTGTGGTTGAAGTCCAATACCAAATACTCTATTGCTCAAGTAAACAATCTGAGTGTCATACCCGCATGTTTAGGATTTGCATACGTCATTTTCTGCGCCTTTGGTGCTGATCTATTTAGGTGCAAGTGGATATTTATGGTTTTTGCTGCCATCATGAATACCGTCTCTTGCGCTCTGCTCATAAAATGGGATATTTCCTCCAAGGCTAAATGGTTTGCCTTTTTTACCACCTATTTCAGTGTGGCTGCTTCTCCATGTCTGTGGTCGTTCATCAATGACTTTTTAAGATTTGACCCGCAGGTGAAGGCTGTCACATGGATCGCCATTTATTCGTTCTCTCAGTCCACTTATGCTTGGATTCCTACTTTGGCATGGCCCACTGTGGATTCCCCTCGCTTCAAGACCGGCTACACCGTAAGTTTGATTTTTGGTGCGATCTACGGTTTATGGACGTTCGTCGTCTTGTTTTTCTACAAGCGAAACGAAAAGAAGCATGCTTTAGGAAATGGCATTATCTTATATGACACTAGCAAGGGCGAAGAGCTTCCAGAGTTTGTAAGAAAGGatatggaagaaaaagatggTTACTACTACTTAAAACGATCCTAG
- the GID10 gene encoding Gid10p (similar to Saccharomyces cerevisiae YGR066C): protein MASLNNMGSKLILQKAKGYDGTEDVFTSTHVCQPSAVGIPQTDISPSGPRAKEEDSDLYEEGTNLPDKNGRYIYRSIDRHLDFLRPGLRFGGSQLSKYTYYTVEVKINTVNLPFSKYSQSLDPHVTGTFTIRNLTPVLDKVVTFFEGYVITYDQYSLCSLHWPAEETLRPYVAQRESDSSHWERFGHFSPGNLSFYERNFGQFSRESTEFMNQRYIYLKWKERFLVDNEDQENPTSKDIYHLEGASFEGFYYVCLDQVTGSLEGYYYHPACELFQKLDLLPTNCDDLNTHSSGFEIA from the coding sequence ATGGCATCGTTAAATAACATGGGAAGTAAACtcattttacaaaaagCGAAGGGATATGATGGTACTGAAGATGTATTTACTTCTACCCATGTCTGTCAACCATCTGCAGTCGGTATTCCCCAGACAGATATCTCTCCATCCGGCCCTAgagcaaaagaagaagacagTGACCTTTACGAAGAAGGAACCAATTTACCGGACAAGAACGGCAGATATATCTACAGGTCGATTGATAGACATCTGGACTTCCTTAGGCCGGGTTTGAGGTTCGGTGGCTCACAACTGtcaaaatatacatattatACTGTGGAagtgaaaataaatacaGTAAATCTGCCTTTCTCTAAATACTCGCAATCTTTGGACCCACATGTTACAGGTACCTTCACTATTCGAAATTTGACACCAGTATTGGACAAAGTTGTCACTTTTTTTGAGGGCTACGTCATTACTTATGACCAATATTCGTTGTGCTCCCTGCATTGGCCCGCAGAAGAAACCTTAAGACCGTACGTGGCACAGAGAGAAAGTGATAGCTCTCATTGGGAGAGGTTCGGTCATTTCAGTCCCGGCAATTTGTCATTCTATGAAAGAAACTTCGGCCAATTTAGTCGTGAAAGCACGGAATTCATGAACCAGCGATACATATATCTAAAATGGAAGGAGAGATTTTTAGTGGATAACgaagatcaagaaaatcCGACCTCGAAAGACATTTACCATTTGGAAGGCGCATCATTTGAAGGATTTTACTATGTGTGTTTAGACCAAGTTACGGGCTCACTCGAAGGTTACTACTATCATCCTGCTTGTGAACTGTTTCAGAAACTCGATCTGTTGCCAACTAATTGCGATGATCTGAACACTCATTCAAGTGGATTTGAAATTGCCTAA
- the ADE6 gene encoding phosphoribosylformylglycinamidine synthase (similar to Saccharomyces cerevisiae ADE6 (YGR061C); ancestral locus Anc_4.207), which produces MTDYILPGPKALSQFRVDNLIKDINSYTNSTSVINELRSCYIHYVNGIAQNLSEEDTKLLEVLLTYDSPLDISNDSLAKQLNDAVANNLPSSALGKDTYLIRVVPRSGTISPWSSKATNIAHVCGLQDKVQRIERGLALLIKTVPGFPLLENLNDISLKCVYDRMTHQLFLTEPPNTMNIFTHEKPKPLVHVPLTPTNTKQSPKDILSKANVELGLALDSGEMEYLIHAFVETMKRDPTDVELFMFAQVNSEHCRHKIFNADWTIDGLKQQFTLFQMIRNTHKLNPEYTISAYSDNAAVLDSENDAFFFAPNSSTKEWASIKERIPLLIKVETHNHPTAVSPFPGAATGSGGEIRDEGATGRGSKTKCGLSGFSVSDLLIPGNEQPWELNIGKPYHIASALDIMIDAPLGSAAFNNEFGRPCINGYFRTLTTKVLNHQGKEEIRGFHKPIMIAGGLGTVRPQFALKNTPITPGSCLIVLGGQSMLIGLGGGAASSIASGEGSADLDFASVQRGNPEMERRCQQVIDACVALGNNNPIQSIHDVGAGGLSNALPELVHDNDLGAKFDIRKVLSLEPGMSPMEIWCNESQERYVLGVSPQDLSIFEDICKRERAPFAVVGHATAEQKLIVEDPLLKTTPIDLEMPILFGKPPKMSREAMTEPLSLVEANLTEVSSLEDAIERVLNLPSVGSKSFLITIGDRSVTGLIDRDQFVGPWQVPVADVGVTGTSLGETIISSGEALAMGEKPVHALISASASAKLSVAESLLNIFAADVKSLHHIKLSANWMSPASHQGEGAKLYEAVQALGLDLCPALGVAIPVGKDSMSMKMKWDDKEVTAPLSLNITAFAPVSNTSKTWTPLLNKSAEDSVLVLVDLSADQEAKSLGASALLQVYNQVGNKSPTVHENAILKGFLESLIQLHQQKEDIVLAYHDRSDGGLLVTLLEMAFASRCGLEISIDGDDLESQLINLFNEELGAVFQISSKNLSRFENILKENGITKEYISIVGKPSFRSQEISITDSKSGVVIYTNTRSKLEQTWSKTSYEMQKLRDNPKTAEEEFASITDDKDPGLQYALTYNPADDMKIGLELSSQRPKVAILREQGVNGQMEMAWCFQQAGFTSVDVTMTDLLEGRFHLNDFTGLAACGGFSYGDVLGAGAGWAKSVLYHEGVRSQFYNFFNERQDTFAFGACNGCQFLSRLKDIIPGCESWPSFERNVSEQYEARVCMVQISQEKDNSSEESVFLNGMAGSKLPIAVAHGEGKATFSQSAEQLGKFEKDGLCCIRYVDNSGNVTERFPFNPNGSSNGIAGIKSPNGRVLAMMPHPERVCRLEANSWYPEKKYEEWGGYGPWIRLFRSARRWVG; this is translated from the coding sequence ATGACTGATTATATTTTGCCAGGTCCTAAGGCCTTATCTCAGTTTAGAGTCGATAACTTGATCAAAGATATAAACTCCTATACAAACAGTACTTCTGTTATCAATGAACTGCGCTCGTGTTACATTCATTATGTTAACGGCATCGCCCAAAATTTGTCTGAGGAAGATACCAAATTACTAGAAGTATTGTTGACTTATGATTCTCCTTTGGACATTTCCAACGATTCATTAGCCAAACAACTAAACGATGCCGTAGCCAATAACTTGCCTAGCTCGGCTCTAGGCAAAGACACATATTTGATCAGAGTTGTTCCTAGATCAGGCACTATTTCTCCTTGGTCTTCCAAGGCTACCAATATTGCTCATGTGTGTGGACTACAGGATAAAGTTCAACGTATTGAAAGAGGTTTAGCCTTATTAATCAAAACTGTTCCAGGTTTTCCCCTTTTGGAAAATCTAAATGacatttcattgaaatgTGTCTACGACAGAATGACTCACCAGCTATTTCTGACTGAACCACCAAATACAATGAACATTTTCACACATGAGAAGCCAAAACCATTAGTTCATGTTCCATTAACTCCTACGAATACTAAGCAGTCGCCAAAGGACATTCTTTCCAAGGCCAATGTGGAATTAGGCCTGGCTCTAGACAGTGGAGAGATGGAATATTTGATCCATGCCTTCGTTGAAACTATGAAAAGAGATCCTACTGACGTTGAACTGTTCATGTTCGCTCAAGTAAATTCCGAACATTGTCGTCACAAAATCTTTAATGCTGATTGGACTATAGATGGACTAAAGCAACAATTCACCTTGTTTCAAATGATTAGAAATACTCATAAATTAAACCCAGAATATACTATCAGCGCATACTCGGATAATGCAGCAGTGTTGGACAGTGAAAAtgatgcctttttttttgcaccAAACTCAAGTACAAAGGAATGGGCCTCCATAAAGGAAAGAATTCCATTGCTTATCAAAGTTGAAACCCACAATCATCCAACAGCCGTCTCCCCCTTTCCAGGTGCTGCTACAGGTTCCGGTGGTGAAATTAGAGATGAAGGTGCTACAGGTAGAGGTTCTAAGACAAAGTGTGGTTTAAGCGGATTCTCAGTAAGCGATCTTCTAATACCAGGTAATGAGCAGCCTTGGGAATTGAACATTGGTAAGCCTTATCACATTGCCTCTGCACTAGATATTATGATTGATGCTCCCTTAGGTTCTGCTGCATTTAACAACGAGTTTGGTAGACCTTGTATTAATGGGTACTTCAGAACATTAACTACAAAGGTTTTGAATCACCAAGGAAAGGAGGAAATTAGAGGGTTCCATAAACCAATCATGATTGCTGGTGGATTAGGTACAGTTAGACCTCAATttgctttgaaaaataccCCAATTACTCCAGGTTCTTGTTTGATTGTCCTTGGTGGGCAGTCTATGCTGATTGGTTTAGGTGGTGGTGCCGCTTCTTCCATAGCCTCCGGTGAAGGTTCTGCTGATTTGGATTTTGCTTCTGTGCAGAGAGGAAACCCAGAAATGGAACGTCGTTGTCAACAAGTGATTGACGCATGTGTTGCTCTAGGTAACAATAATCCTATCCAATCTATCCATGATGTTGGTGCTGGTGGATTATCCAATGCCTTACCTGAACTGGTTCACGACAATGATCTAGGTGCCAAGTTCGATATTAGAAAGGTCCTTTCTTTAGAACCTGGTATGTCACCAATGGAAATATGGTGTAATGAATCTCAAGAACGTTATGTTCTCGGTGTTTCTCCTCAAGATTTGTCAATTTTCGAAGATATATGTAAAAGAGAGAGAGCTCCATTTGCTGTCGTTGGACATGCTACAGCTGAACAAAAATTGATCGTGGAGGATcctcttttgaaaacaacTCCAattgatttggaaatgcCAATTTTGTTCGGCAAACCCCCAAAGATGTCAAGAGAAGCCATGACCGAACCATTAAGCTTAGTCGAGGCAAACTTAACCGAAGTTTCCTCTTTGGAAGATGCTATAGAAAGAGTTTTGAATTTACCATCCGTTGGTTCTAAGTCATTCTTAATTACCATTGGTGACAGATCAGTCACAGGTCTAATCGATAGAGATCAGTTCGTCGGTCCATGGCAAGTACCTGTTGCAGACGTTGGTGTGACTGGTACATCTTTGGGTGAAACAATAATTTCCTCCGGTGAAGCATTGGCCATGGGTGAAAAACCAGTCCATGCTTTGATATCTGCATCTGCATCCGCTAAATTATCTGTAGCAGAATcattattgaatatatttgCTGCTGATGTGAAATCGTTACATCATATCAAACTATCTGCTAACTGGATGTCACCAGCTTCTCATCAAGGTGAAGGTGCTAAATTATACGAAGCCGTCCAAGCGTTAGGTCTAGACTTGTGTCCTGCATTAGGCGTTGCCATTCCTGTTGGTAAGGATTCTATGTccatgaaaatgaagtgGGATGACAAGGAAGTTACAGCACCATTGTCGTTGAATATTACTGCATTTGCTCCAGTCTCTAACACCAGTAAAACGTGGACCCCATTGTTGAACAAGAGTGCTGAAGATTCTGTCCTTGTTTTGGTTGACTTATCCGCTGACCAAGAAGCTAAGTCATTGGGAGCTTCTGCTTTATTACAAGTTTACAACCAAGTTGGTAACAAATCACCCACTGTCCATGAAAATGCCATTTTGAAGGGCTTCTTAGAAAGTTTGATTCAATTGCATCAACAAAAGGAAGACATAGTGTTGGCTTATCATGATAGGTCTGATGGTGGTTTACTTGTCACTTTGTTGGAAATGGCTTTTGCTTCTAGATGTGGTTTGGAGATCAGCATCGATGGTGACGACTTGGAAAGCCAATTGATCAACTTATTTAATGAGGAGTTGGGCGcagttttccaaatttccAGCAAGAACTTGAGCAGGTTTGAAAACATCTTGAAGGAGAACGGAATAACCAAAGAATACATTTCTATCGTAGGTAAACCATCTTTCCGGAGCCAAGAAATCAGCATTACTGATTCCAAGAGTGGCGTCGTCATTTACACCAATACAAGGTCTAAACTAGAACAAACATGGAGCAAGACATCATATGAGATGCAGAAATTGAGAGACAATCCAAAGACAGCAGAGGAAGAATTTGCTAGTATCACAGACGACAAAGACCCTGGTTTGCAATACGCTCTAACGTACAACCCAGCCGATGATATGAAGATCGGATTAGAGTTATCTAGTCAAAGACCCAAAGTTGCTATATTAAGAGAGCAAGGTGTTAACGGTCAAATGGAAATGGCATGGTGTTTCCAACAAGCGGGATTTACTTCAGTAGACGTTACTATGACAGATCTGTTAGAAGGTAGATTCCATTTGAATGACTTCACCGGTCTTGCCGCTTGTGGTGGGTTTTCATATGGTGACGTTCTTGGTGCAGGTGCAGGCTGGGCTAAGTCTGTATTGTATCATGAAGGTGTCCGCTCCCAATtctacaattttttcaacgaaAGACAAGATACGTTTGCTTTTGGTGCTTGTAATGGTTGTCAATTTTTGAGTAGATTAAAAGATATCATACCAGGGTGTGAAAGCTGGCCAAGTTTCGAAAGAAATGTCAGCGAACAATATGAGGCCCGTGTATGCATGGTGCAAATATCTCAGGAGAAGGATAATTCTAGCGAAGAATCTGTTTTCCTGAACGGTATGGCAGGATCCAAATTACCAATTGCTGTCGCACATGGTGAAGGTAAAGCCACATTTTCCCAAAGTGCTGAACAACTGGGCAAGTTCGAAAAAGATGGTCTATGTTGCATAAGGTATGTGGATAACTCCGGTAATGTTACTGAAAGGTTCCCATTCAACCCTAACGGGTCCAGTAATGGTATTGCTGGTATCAAGTCGCCAAATGGTAGAGTTCTTGCCATGATGCCACATCCTGAAAGAGTTTGCAGATTGGAGGCCAATTCTTGGTAcccagaaaagaaatacgAAGAGTGGGGTGGATACGGTCCATGGATTAGATTGTTCAGATCCGCTAGAAGATGGGTTGgttga
- the SPR3 gene encoding septin SPR3 (similar to Saccharomyces cerevisiae SPR3 (YGR059W); ancestral locus Anc_4.204), with protein MKPKGGRLSTDCPVEFPTIISGFSDEVKARKQASQGQHLDAYQPKSPESRHRRQRSSSFVNGKCRNRDAPFADDKNSPSLNGQGVGIENLPRQRELLNAKNGIHFTLMVAGQSGLGKTTFINSLFSASLIDEGIKEDKPIVRYKSVIEGDETHLRLSVIDTPGFGNNMDNAFTWRTMVNYIDEEIRSYIFQEEQPDRTKMIDDRVHCCLYFLKPTGKGIDTLDVVTMKKLATRVNLIPVIAKADLLTKDELRNFKTEIREIIRVQDISICYFFGNHVSNATQDIFQQYPFSIIASNEYVLNDKGEKVKGRQYKWGTVDIENEKYCDFKILQKTLFDWHLIDLVETTEEYYEKCRSEMLRTRLLKARDCLTTNSVELTEKQKKFLQEEMNFEDIEENKLKNYKCYEIINKAIMDKVATEWDPEFITRQLEAKRKFNELSNREICKFRDWKRSLFMEQENFNQEIEELNHKLENLQLECQDLEYKLLIGKSANNHSTDSATLVNVHVKR; from the coding sequence ATGAAACCAAAGGGAGGTCGATTGTCAACGGATTGCCCCGTCGAGTTTCCCACGATAATCTCCGGATTCTCTGATGAAGTGAAAGCACGTAAACAAGCTTCCCAAGGCCAACACCTAGATGCCTATCAGCCAAAAAGTCCTGAATCAAGGCACAGAAGGCAAAGATCATCATCCTTTGTTAACGGTAAATGCAGGAACAGAGATGCTCCATTCGcagatgacaaaaatagCCCAAGTCTAAACGGTCAAGGTGTCGGCATTGAAAACTTACCACGTCAACGTGAGTTGCTAAATGCCAAGAATGGAATTCATTTCACGTTGATGGTTGCAGGTCAGAGTGGGCTAGGTAAAACAACATTTATCAACTCCTTATTCTCTGCTTCTTTGATCGATGAAGGTattaaagaagataaaCCTATTGTTCGTTATAAAAGCGTTATAGAAGGTGATGAAACACACCTCAGGCTTAGTGTCATTGATACTCCCGGTTTTGGAAACAATATGGACAATGCGTTCACATGGAGAACCATGGTTAACTAtatcgatgaagaaataagatCATATATTTTCCAGGAGGAACAACCTGatagaacaaaaatgatagatGATAGAGTGCATTGTTGCTTATACTTTTTAAAGCCCACGGGTAAAGGAATTGACACATTGGATGTTGTAACCATGAAAAAGTTAGCGACAAGAGTGAATCTAATTCCTGTTATTGCAAAGGCAGATTTACTTACAAAAGACGAGCTGAGAAACTTCAAAACGGAAATCAGAGAAATTATAAGAGTACAAGATATTTCAATATGTTATTTCTTTGGAAACCATGTTTCAAATGCCACCcaagatatttttcaacaatatcCGTTTAGTATAATTGCATCTAATGAGTATGTTCTGAACGATAAGGGAGAAAAAGTTAAAGGAAGACAATATAAATGGGGGACTGTCGACATTGAGAATGAAAAGTATTGTGACTTTAAAATTCTGCAAAAGACGCTATTTGACTGGCACCTAATCGACCTTGTAGAAACTACCGAAGAATATTACGAAAAATGTAGATCTGAGATGCTAAGAACTCGATTATTGAAGGCCAGAGATTGTTTAACTACAAACAGCGTTGAATTAACTGagaagcagaaaaagtttctgcaagaagaaatgaacTTCGAGGATatcgaagaaaacaaattgaaaaactacaaaTGCTACGAAATAATCAACAAGGCAATTATGGACAAAGTGGCCACAGAATGGGATCCTGAGTTTATAACCAGGCAACTAGAAGCgaagagaaaattcaatgaacttTCCAACAGAGAAATTTGCAAATTTCGAGACTGGAAAAGGAGTCTATTTATGGAACAGGAAAACTTCAATCAAGAAATCGAAGAATTGAACCATAAGTTGGAGAACCTGCAACTGGAGTGTCAAGATTTGGAATACAAACTGCTAATTGGGAAAAGCGCTAATAATCATTCCACGGATAGTGCTACTTTGGTGAATGTTCATGtcaaaagatga
- the ERG25 gene encoding methylsterol monooxygenase (similar to Saccharomyces cerevisiae ERG25 (YGR060W); ancestral locus Anc_4.206): MSAVFNNATLSGLVQASTYSQTLQNVAHYQPQLNGMEKHWAAWYSYMNNDVLATGLMFFLLHEFMYFFRCLPWFIIDQIPYFRRWKLQPTKIPSAKEQLYCLKSVLLSHFLVEAIPIWTFHPMCEKLGITVEVPFPSLKKMALEIGLFFVLEDTWHYWAHRLFHYGVFYKYIHKQHHRYAAPFGLSAEYAHPAETLSLGFGTVGMPILYVMYTGKLHLFTLCVWITLRLFQAVDSHSGYDFPWSLNKVMPFWAGAEHHDLHHHYFIGNYASSFRWWDYCLDTESGPEAKASREERMKKRAVNNAQKKAN, encoded by the coding sequence atgTCTGCCGTTTTCAACAACGCTACGCTTTCAGGTTTAGTCCAAGCAAGCACCTACTCTCAAACCTTGCAAAATGTTGCTCACTACCAACCACAATTGAACGGCATGGAAAAGCACTGGGCTGCCTGGTACAGTTACATGAACAACGATGTTTTGGCCACTGGTCTAATGTTCTTTTTATTGCATGAGTTTATGTACTTCTTCAGATGTCTGCCATGGTTCATCATCGACCAAATTCCATACTTCAGAAGATGGAAGTTACAACCAACGAAGATTCCAAGTGCTAAGGAACAACTATACTGTTTGAAGTCTGTTCTTCTATCTCATTTCTTGGTCGAAGCCATTCCTATTTGGACCTTTCACCCAATGTGTGAAAAATTAGGTATCACCGTCGAAGTTCCTTTCCCATctctaaagaaaatggctcTAGAAATCGGTCTATTTTTTGTCTTGGAAGATACGTGGCATTACTGGGCTCACCGTCTGTTCCATTACGGTGTCTTTTACAAGTACATTCACAAGCAACATCACAGATATGCTGCTCCCTTTGGTCTTTCCGCTGAATACGCCCACCCTGCCGAAACTCTATCTCTAGGTTTCGGTACCGTTGGTATGCCCATTCTTTACGTCATGTACACCGGTAAATTGCATCTGTTCACTCTATGTGTATGGATCACTTTAAGATTATTCCAAGCCGTCGACTCTCATTCCGGTTACGATTTCCCATGGTCTTTGAACAAGGTCATGCCATTCTGGGCCGGTGCCGAACACCACGATTTGCATCATCATTACTTCATCGGTAACTACGCATCTTCCTTCAGATGGTGGGATTACTGTCTAGACACTGAATCTGGTCCAGAAGCTAAGGCTTccagagaagaaagaatgaagaagagagcTGTAAACAATGCTCAAAAGAAGGCCAActag
- the COX18 gene encoding membrane insertase COX18 (similar to Saccharomyces cerevisiae COX18 (YGR062C); ancestral locus Anc_4.209) — protein sequence MFKRLINRQNAVVLSRHIPAGLRYGKFNPSATRNFSLFQGVADVFLTLHETSQIPWIVLVPLSTITLRTLVTLPLSIWQRKRILKQQDLRKIVRPITPIAKLRLAAKSNKESKSTAEIDAKGSAIPLSLRNPGVLTPEQITFLAVKETRKRQKKLFKKYNVPLWKNALLPMVQIPLWVTISMGIRTLTEAQLIESFYPSWISTLEFGSFDLSSPLTAIPLLAPILVGTLAVLNVEYNGRLISSSSMSLQGIETVSSNSTRVQEAMASILNVSRLGCVVMLAMSSQAPFLLSLYWISSQLYSLAQNIILNWIHPYQR from the coding sequence ATGTTTAAGAGGCTAATCAATCGTCAGAACGCTGTTGTGTTGTCCCGCCACATCCCAGCTGGGCTACGGTATGGCAAGTTTAATCCAAGTGCGACGAGAAacttttcactttttcaaGGTGTAGCAGACGTGTTTTTAACCCTCCATGAAACTTCACAGATACCTTGGATAGTGCTTGTTCCTCTGAGCACTATTACGCTTAGAACTTTGGTGACGTTACCGCTCAGTATATGGCAGCGGAAGAGAATCTTAAAACAGCAAGATCTGAGGAAAATCGTTCGACCAATAACGCCTATCGCCAAGCTTCGATTAGCAGCAAAAAGTAATAAAGAGTCTAAAAGTACCGCCGAAATCGATGCGAAGGGCTCCGCTATCCCATTATCATTACGAAATCCAGGTGTCTTGACGCCGGAACAAATCACATTCTTGGCAGTCAAggaaacaagaaaaaggcaaaagaaACTATTCAAGAAGTACAATGTACCTCTGTGGAAAAATGCGCTATTGCCGATGGTGCAAATTCCTCTATGGGTTACAATTTCGATGGGTATCAGAACACTTACAGAGGCTCAGCTTATAGAAAGTTTCTACCCCTCTTGGATTTCGACGCTGGAGTTTGGATCTTTTGATCTGAGCTCGCCGCTAACAGCCATTCCCTTACTAGCGCCGATTCTGGTGGGAACTCTAGCAGTGTTAAATGTAGAGTACAACGGCCGACTGATATCCAGCTCCAGCATGTCATTGCAAGGTATCGAAACGGTTTCAAGTAATTCGACCAGAGTTCAAGAGGCGATGGCCAGCATACTGAATGTGTCGAGGCTTGGATGTGTGGTCATGCTCGCAATGTCTTCACAGGCCCCATTTCTTCTCTCGCTTTACTGGATATCGTCACAGCTGTACTCCCTGGCGCAAAACATCATTCTAAATTGGATTCACCCTTATCAGCGGTAA
- the SPT4 gene encoding transcription elongation factor SPT4 (similar to Saccharomyces cerevisiae SPT4 (YGR063C); ancestral locus Anc_4.210) translates to MSSERACMLCGIVQTTNEFNRDGCPNCQGIFEEAGVSTMECTSPSFEGLVGMCKPTKSWVAKWLSVDHNIAGMYAIKVDGRLPSEVVELLPHYKPRDGSQVE, encoded by the coding sequence ATGTCCAGTGAAAGAGCTTGCATGCTATGTGGTATAGTGCAGACCACAAATGAGTTTAATAGAGATGGATGCCCAAATTGTCAGGGTATATTTGAAGAGGCAGGCGTTTCCACTATGGAATGTACCTCGCCGTCATTCGAAGGCCTGGTTGGAATGTGCAAGCCCACAAAATCGTGGGTAGCAAAATGGTTGAGTGTGGACCATAATATCGCGGGTATGTACGCCATCAAAGTCGACGGTAGGCTGCCATCCGAGGTTGTCGAGCTGCTGCCTCATTACAAACCGAGAGATGGTAGTCAAGTTGAATAG